The Ketobacter sp. MCCC 1A13808 DNA segment ATCCGTCACGGAAAAATGCACCACTCAAGTAGCTCCTGGCCAGGTTGGCTGGAAGTCAAACGTAAGCTACTACCAACAGACCTTCAATAATATAACGTCGGCTCCGGATAGCGTCGTCATAACCAGTACAGCCGGTGGCACTGTCACCCAGCCTGTTGAAATCCAATAAACCGACTAAACAGGCAGACAATGACGATGACAAATCAAAACAGAACTTCAACTTTATACCGTGGTAATCCAAAACAGGAAGCCAATGTAGAAAAAGTGAGAGCGGCAATGAATAAAGGACTATCTGAAAAACAAGGTGCAAAGAGTTTGGGGCTGGTTGGTTTAGCGCATAAAAGTATAGTGTTTCTGCTCACCGCGCTGCTGGGTTTGTATTGGCCCCTGGTAACGCAAGCCGATTCGCTGTACTTTGTTCACACTGACCATCTGGGTACTCCCCAGATAGTCACCGATGAGAATCAGCAAAAAGTGTGGGAAGGACAGCAACGGCCCTTTGGTGAAACTGAAGTTGTTACCAGTCAGACTGAGTTCAATGTGCGCTTTCCTGGTCAATACTATGACGCTGAGACGGGATTACATTATAACTGGAATCGGTACTACCATCCTGGACTGGGACGATACCTTCAATCGGATCCGATTGGGTTGGGTGGAGGATTGAATACCTACGGATATGCAGACCAAAATCCAACAATTTTTATTGATCCATTAGGTTTGTACACGCTTATCCTTGGGCCTAGAGGTATAACGATAACGCCACCAATGTCATAAATATTGTTAGGTGTACAAATGTCACTCAAATGGAAATGCATTAATGCTGGAGACGAACACGTAAAGCTGGAAACTGTTCAAGCTTGTTTAAAACAAGGAGGGAAAGTATTTTTTGTGATCCCGCGTAAGTATGGGGAGTTTTTTAGAAATCAACTTAAGCGTATTAATAGATCTGAGGTAATGAAGGTAAACAACGCTTCACTATTGGATTCAGTTTTTTACAAGTTTTATCTAACATATATTTTCGTCTTAGATGAGCTTGTGAGCATGCGCTGTCCTGCTCTAGGCAGGGCCTTGTTTGTGTATCACGTATCTTGGAGGTACATATCAACTTATAATGGTGAATTGGTTGAGGCTGGGACTCAGCTGAAAGTGACATATAATGGAAAGATCGTAAATCCGTAACCGCCCCGAGAACGACATACTAAAAAGAGGAAGCCATTTCCTTTACACTGTCCACATCTAATTCCAGAGTAGTAATGCTTCGAACTGTTACACGGTTGTTGCTTCGGAAGGCACTTTAAAAATGTGTTTCAGGTACGCATTCGGCTTGTGGCCATGAAGCTTGCATGTTTCGATAACGCTATAGAGTCGGGCATTCACTTGCGCAGCTTCCGGAAATTCACTGGATTTTAAGTGATGAACCACTAACGTGGTCATGGGGACACCTCTTGTTGTAGCTTCTTAAGCCGCCAACCAGTTATTTAGTCTGGTATTTAACGATCATGCCGTCCAGCAAGGCTTTAATAATCTTCTCCCCTTCGGGGGCATGCTGTTAGACATATTAGATGGTGTGAAAGGTTCAAGTGGATATAATTGGTAAAAATAAAAATGCAGTCGTTCTGACATTGATACTATTTTTTACTGTTTTGCTTTTCTCGGCCTTTTGTTTCGCGATAGACCTCTACCGAGATAGTAGAGTAAAGTCGGTAGCCGTTCAGCTGGAGTATTTGTGTCGAGCAATCAATACATATAAAAGATATACCTATAAATATCCGCCTGATAAATTAGCCCTAATAGGCTCGCTGAAAGAATATAGACATAGTAAAACTCAAATGGACTCTGATTTTTATCTTCCAGCTAATTATGGATTTCCAGAATCTATTCGTGGTGATCTAGCGTACTCAATATTAGAAGAAGGAGGGTATTCAATCGATTATTCTCCTCAACCTAGTTTTCTTCAGTTCATCACACCAGTTCCAAAATTTAAATGCATTGGAAATGCGAGAGACAATTTCAAATCCTCCCGAGGTCGTGCTTGTTCTTGTGTGACAGAATGGTAGCCCAGCTCGTGTTGTAGCTGTCGCACTTAGTCGGAGGATACGTCCAAAGTGATCCTATTGGGTTGGCAGGTGGAATAAAAACCTACGGTTATGCAGGCCAGAATCCCCTTATGGCTTATGATCCAGATGGGCGGCTTTTTTGGTTTCTTCTTGCTGGTGCTGGCACCTGTATTACTGGTGCCGAAATATTTGTCTGGTCGTTGCTTGGTCTCGGGGCGGTTTACGCGACGGCTCATGATCTTTCTAATATTCTTGAGAGAAGTGAGTCATCTGAAGAAGATTGTGACAAGCTTAACGAAGAAGTTCAAGATGCCAAAAACGAAGTTGGTAAGCTAGGAAAGTGTGTGGCAGGAATGTCTAAGTGGGAGCTTGAAACTCGACGGCAAGCTTGGTTGAGGCAGGCGCAGGCTCGTTCCCATCGAGATTCTAAGTGTTGGGGCGGCGGTGATGAAGGCCATCAGCAGGCGCAAGCCGATGCGTGGAGGCATGTAGGTATATGTACAGCTCTTTTAGATGGTATTTAAATGACCGTGGATGTGCCTGAGTTGATTCAGAAGGCGTTCTCAAATAGAAAGCGTCCATCAAATCTCTATAGTTCAGCGGAGCTAACAGGGGATGAAATAGAAGCGGTTATCTCTTTGCAGAAGTTTGATCGCTATCATGTTCCTATAAGCTTCTTACAGGCTAATTATGATGTCGTATTTTGGCTTTCGCCAGAAGCGTTTTGTTATTGGTTGCCTGAGTTTGTTCTAGCATCCATCAAGACTGAAAAAACGCTACTTATTGTTGACTCTATTATCGCCATGCTTGATCGTTCCAGTAACGCGGAGTATTGGGATGATTTTTTTAAAACGAGGTGGGTTCTTTTGTCAAAAGAAGAATTGGAGGCAATGGAGGGCTGGGTGTTATGGCTCACAGATAGTAGAGATCAAGCCTACGATTTAGCCCAACTCGATAGAGCATTTGATGTTATAGGTATTTTAAAAGCACTAAAGTGAAAACGCGATGAGGGGGCTACTTAACCCCCTCAATCAAAGCAATATCCTTTTTAAGCAGTTCATTCAGCATGGCATCCAGCTCAACGCCTTTGGTCTTCGCTTTCTCGGCAAAATAATCCAGCACCTCAGAATCCAAATAAACCGGAATATTGTGCTTGGCATTGGGGTTATAAAATTTACCCCGTACACCCTTAGAAAAATCGTATTCGTCGCGCATAAAATCACCATGTTGATCGATTACCTCAGAAGCCTGAGCAAGCTGGAGCGTTTGGATTGATTGAAAGTAGATTTGTTGACTTCTTTGTTTAAACTAATTCAATTTCAACAGGAACCCGCTGTCCCGATAGCCCAACCAAGCGCTGGGCTTGTCTATCTAGCAGTACAAAATATCCTGCAACACGTTTTGCAGACTGCTCTGATCAGTCGCTGACAATTGCCCCATGACTTTAACAACCTGGTTCTGTTGTAGTGTGGCAATCAACGGTTTCAACACAGAGGGTTTAAGCAATCCCGCCTGCTGCCAGTCCTGCAACAGGCACTCACCGAATTGCTGTGATGGCCTGACCTGACTGGTGATGGCCATCAAAATCACATCGGGGCGTTGCTGTTGATAATGCGCGCTGCTGATGACCACCGCAGGCCGCTTCTTGCTGGCTTGCAGGTTGGTGAATGGAAACGCCACCAACACCACATCCCCAAATTTATAGCTTGTCGTAGACGGCATCGTCGTCGTTATCCCATACCTGGTTAAATGCCGCTTCAGAGGCTTGCACATAATCCTGGCGCAAGTGTTTGTCCTGATCCCGCTGTTGTAAAAAATCGATAAAGTCTTCCACCTCGGCTAGCCGTTCCGGTGAAAGGTGTTCAAGCTTCTCCAGCATCTGTTGTACCTGTGGTTGCATGGTTGCATTCCCCCTTTTAGGCGCTCATGCGATAGGCTTGGCGGGTCTTGGCATCTCTGACCAGGCTATCCACCACCGATAAAATGCGGTCGCGCTCTGCGGGTTCCAGGGCATCGATTTCCTGCCAACGTGCCAGCATTGATTGATCCTGCAAAATGTTGGGCACTTCCTTGTCACCCACCAAAAAATCCAGCGTGACACTGAAGGTGTCGGCCAGCTTCTTGGCCACTTCGATGGACGGGGTGATCTCGACTCGCTCATAGCGCCCGATGATGGCCCCGGAAGTGCCAATCTGCTCGCCCAATTCCGGCTGTGACCAGCCATGCTGTTTGCGCAGGCTAAGTAACCGATTACCAAATGCCTTGTCGTCTGTTGCCATAACCGTCACCAAAATGTCGTCTAAGTCCTTAGAAATAGAAGATTCCATGCAATTTATGTCCCTTAAAGGTGATAGTCAACACGAATAAGGCTTGCAAAGGCTAGCACATATTGGTACGTTTCGTCACATTCTTCGGTCAGTTCCTGCTGAGTAAAGCCAGCGCTCTTGCGCAACTGGGCAAGCTGAAGGCCGAATGAGGTCATCGCTTCATTAACGTGTTTAGCCATCCGCGGGCTCCGGCGGTTGAGGATGGCAGTTAGCGTAAACCCGGTTTTCGGTCATGCCTGTTGTACGAGGGCCGCTCATGACTTGGTATGTACAAACATCGTACATTGTCGTGACAACAAAAATCAACCCGAGTACATCCGGCTGGTACCGGCATCGTAACCAAGTTTTCGTATAGCCGACGATCTTACATTCACCCACTCAGTCATAGCGACTCCTTGTGAATTCTAAACAAGCGTCTTGATTTAACCGCAGAAAAACAGGCCGGTAATAAGTCCGGCCCTGCTTCCCAAAACCTCTAGAATATCAGTCAAGCCACAAGCGAAAAGTCTTCCTGACTATGTACCACAAAAAGTTTGCGTAACCCGCTGTTCCGCCATCGCAGGATCTGCATAACCCTTGTTGCCCGCGTCGAATTCAAACGGCTTTGCCAACACGTCCACCAGTTTATGAAAAGGCGCAAAATCCCCGACATTACCTGCTTGAATTGCCTGCTCCACCTGGTGATTTCGTGCAATAAAAACCGGGTTGTTCGCCAGCATGGCGATACCAATGTCGGTGGTGTGTTTGCCCTGGCCAGCGTCTAAAAGTTGCTGCCAACGCAGCACCCATGGCTGGAATTCAGCAGGCAACGGGTACAGTCCCGCGCTGTTAATCGCTTTTGCGCTTTCGGCGTTTCCATCCCAATCCAGCCAATCCGCCAACACTCTAAAACCCAGCGTGAAGTCAACGCTGTGCTTGGCCATTAACACCAATAAATCCGTTATTAGTTCGTCGGTTTCGTGATTCGCTTGAGCTATCCCCAGTTTGGCGCACATGCGTTGTTGATAGGCCGCTGAGTATTGATCGCCATAGGCGTCCAGTATCGGCTGTATTAGGGGTATTGCAGCGGCTTCGTCTTTATCCACCAGTGGCAGTAATGCTTGTGCCAGACACGCCAGATTCCAGTGACCAATCGCGGGCTGATTGCTGTAAGCATAACGGCCCTGGTGATCAATGGAGCTGAACACGGTGGAGGGGTGGTAATTTTCCATAAAGGCGCAAGGGCCATAGTCCACGGTTTCGCCGCTGATCAGCATGTTGTCGGTGTTCATTACGCCGTGGATAAAGCCAATCGATTGCCAGTGTGCAATCAGTTCGGCCTGTGCTTGAATCACCTGGGCCAACATGGATAGATAGGGGTTGTTGGCCTGGGCCGCCTCGGGATAGTGACGCGCGATCACGTGATCCGCCAGTTTGGTTAACGATTCCAGATCGTCGCGAGCGGCAAAATATTGAAAGGTACCCACCCGGATATGGCTGCGTGCCACCCGGGTTAATACAGCGCCGGGCAGCGCTTGTTCACGTATAACGGTTTCACCGGTGGTGACAGCGGCCAGACTTCTTGTGGTGCGCACACCCAGAGCTGCCATGAATTCACTGAGGATGTATTCCCGCAACACCGGCCCCAGTGGTGATCGGCCATCGCCGTTTCTTGAGTACGGTGTTATTCCGGAGCCCTTTAGTTGCAGATCGTAACGGTGGCCGTCTTGGCCGATGACTTCGCCCAACAGAATGGCTCTGCCGTCACCCAACCGGGGATTGAAGCCACCAAACTGGTGGCCCGCATAGGCGGTAGCGATGGGCTCTGCCCCTTGAGGAATTTTATTACCCGCCAGCACCGCGACGCCCTCTTCGCTTTCAAGTTGTTTGGGGTTGATATATAGCATCTCTGCCAACGCACTATTAATGCGAATCAATCCCGGTTGTTTCACTGGGGTGGGTAGTTGATTGGCAAACAGGGTGCTGGCTACACGCAGGTAGGTATTGTCAAAGGGAATGTTAACTGCATCATTCATTGCGGGAAATTCGCTTATCCGGGA contains these protein-coding regions:
- a CDS encoding helix-turn-helix domain-containing protein; protein product: MESSISKDLDDILVTVMATDDKAFGNRLLSLRKQHGWSQPELGEQIGTSGAIIGRYERVEITPSIEVAKKLADTFSVTLDFLVGDKEVPNILQDQSMLARWQEIDALEPAERDRILSVVDSLVRDAKTRQAYRMSA
- a CDS encoding protein adenylyltransferase SelO, whose amino-acid sequence is MNDAVNIPFDNTYLRVASTLFANQLPTPVKQPGLIRINSALAEMLYINPKQLESEEGVAVLAGNKIPQGAEPIATAYAGHQFGGFNPRLGDGRAILLGEVIGQDGHRYDLQLKGSGITPYSRNGDGRSPLGPVLREYILSEFMAALGVRTTRSLAAVTTGETVIREQALPGAVLTRVARSHIRVGTFQYFAARDDLESLTKLADHVIARHYPEAAQANNPYLSMLAQVIQAQAELIAHWQSIGFIHGVMNTDNMLISGETVDYGPCAFMENYHPSTVFSSIDHQGRYAYSNQPAIGHWNLACLAQALLPLVDKDEAAAIPLIQPILDAYGDQYSAAYQQRMCAKLGIAQANHETDELITDLLVLMAKHSVDFTLGFRVLADWLDWDGNAESAKAINSAGLYPLPAEFQPWVLRWQQLLDAGQGKHTTDIGIAMLANNPVFIARNHQVEQAIQAGNVGDFAPFHKLVDVLAKPFEFDAGNKGYADPAMAEQRVTQTFCGT
- a CDS encoding RHS repeat-associated core domain-containing protein; its protein translation is MTNQNRTSTLYRGNPKQEANVEKVRAAMNKGLSEKQGAKSLGLVGLAHKSIVFLLTALLGLYWPLVTQADSLYFVHTDHLGTPQIVTDENQQKVWEGQQRPFGETEVVTSQTEFNVRFPGQYYDAETGLHYNWNRYYHPGLGRYLQSDPIGLGGGLNTYGYADQNPTIFIDPLGLYTLILGPRGITITPPMS
- a CDS encoding transposase domain-containing protein, encoding MTTLVVHHLKSSEFPEAAQVNARLYSVIETCKLHGHKPNAYLKHIFKVPSEATTV
- a CDS encoding type II toxin-antitoxin system PemK/MazF family toxin, coding for MPSTTSYKFGDVVLVAFPFTNLQASKKRPAVVISSAHYQQQRPDVILMAITSQVRPSQQFGECLLQDWQQAGLLKPSVLKPLIATLQQNQVVKVMGQLSATDQSSLQNVLQDILYC
- a CDS encoding toxin-antitoxin system, antitoxin component, Xre family protein; translation: MQPQVQQMLEKLEHLSPERLAEVEDFIDFLQQRDQDKHLRQDYVQASEAAFNQVWDNDDDAVYDKL